TTCCACCGCAGCAGCCAGCATTACACCCTGGACTTTCTTTCACCAAAGACATTTCAGCAGATTTTGGAGTATGCTTACACTGCCACGCTCCAGGCCAAGGTGGAGGACTTAGATGACCTGCTGTACGCAGCAGAGATCCTGGAGATTGAGTATTTGGAAGAGCAATGCCTCAAGATCCTGGAAACCATCCAGTCCTCAGATGAGAACGACGTGGAGGTGAACGTGAACGACGGGAGCACAGAGGACGATGACGAGCGCAAAGGCCACAGCGGAGCCAAGAACAAAAAGCATTCCATGGAGAGTCTCTATCTGTCAGGTACCCAGCAAGTTTCCACCATGGCTGGCATGGTGGACCAGAGTCCCTCAGTTTCCACCTCCTTTGGTGTCTCCACCCTGAGTCCCACTAAAGCTGCTGTGGACAGCCTGATGAGTATCGGTCAGTCTCTGCTCCAGCAGGGCTTTGGTGCTGAGCAACTTCTCCACGCCAACTCCCACCACATGATGTCTGAGATCAAGACTGAAATGATGCAAGTGGACATGGGAGGCAACGGCCACGAAAGCCCTCAGAACATGGAGTCCGGTGGCTCCAGCAATGGAGAGCGAAGTGGGGAGGACAGGAACCGAGACGGCCCAGGAACACCAACCAGGAGCAGCGTAATCACCAGTGCCCGTGAGCTGCATTACGTCCGTGATGAAGGCATGGGCGATGCTCAAGCTGATGTCAGCCAGATGGGTCTGGAAGCAATGGCTGGAATGACAGAGAAACATCTGGCCTCACTGTACTCCCTACCAGTCAATCATAAATCAGATGGCATGATGTCAATGCCGGTATCCATGGCCTCCGCTCTCCCCATGTCCCCAGCCCTGGCTATGTCTATGGACTTCAGTGCCTACGGGGGACTTCTGCCTCAGAGCTTCATCCAGAGAGAATTCTTCAGCAAGCTCGGGGAGCTGGCAGTGGGCGTGAAACCGGACGGCAGGAACCAGCATGAACGTTGCAATGTGTGTGGTGCAGAACTACCAGATAACGAATCTGTAGAGCAGCACAGGTAAGCCAAGTTTTCTTTTGTAGTAGCTGCTTggggattgttttttttggccttttcaGCCTTTCAGcacagtttttttcttgtttttctaagACCACTTAGGCAGTTTTCTTTATGCACAACAGAAAGTGAAAGTCATTTGGcctctgagtttttttttaagatttcaaGTCTATCATTTTGTATGTAATGCATGAGTAAGTGAAATCCATTGTTGGACACAAACTGTAGTTCTGTGTGGCTGATAGTTCAGGCCCAGAGATCCACTCCTTCAGTAACTGCCAAGCCTGCCCAGGTGACTGCAAAAGCAGTGCCGTTGTAACATTGTCGAAGACTATTAGTCACTCCTTACAAGATGTGGGCGGCAGctatcacacacactctctaaaGTGGTACCCCCTCATCTTGGACCTGACTCCCCTCCCCATTCCCATAACTGCACAAGGGGGACCCTTATAAGCTTGATAATTGGAGTAGACGGTCAGCCCAGGAAATGAGTGCTGAACCTGGGACAAGAAGGTAGTTCTAGGACAGAGGAGTGGTAGTAAACCAGCACAGCACTGTTTCAGTCAGTGCATAAAAATTAAATCTTAAAGCCTGGAAACTCAAGTGTAGActtttttaactcattttacatttgtgtcACTGCATGTATCTTGTAATTGTAactatatctttaaaaatgttatcagtGGAATGTACTTACGTCacttttttgtggattttgcaCAGTCAGTGTTTTGGTGACtgaaaacttcttttttttttaccttgaagGCCACCTTCCCACCCTGTAATGTTTACTTAAATCAATTGGAATGTACAGTGGCTAAAGTTCACTTGAGGATTTGAACCCCATCACCCATCCCTTTCGTGCTTGAGCCAGTATCTTGGTATGCATGGCTAAGAACTGGACTGACTCTGTCCAAGCTCCTCAGTTTCTAAATGTGtctcagtgttttcttttagaAAATTCTCAACATTATAGAATAGCTTTTACTACAACCAGAGGTGTCCTTTTCTGCAGCCTCACTATGTTATTgagttgtgtttttctctgttttatatggATAGTTGCGTATGGTGAAGTGAGGTATTTTGTGGTGTTGGCAGTTACGTCTAAAAGTGTACACATTTGTGAAGGCTTCATGATAAGTGCTCATTATTAATTGAAAAAAGGGGAATTCCTGCACGGACTTACAAtgagtctttttaaaaaacaataattctAGAAGTACATTTTCAGAGTTTTATGATTAGTTCTTCCTTTATGGTTTAAAATACACTATAGCTTGTGTTTTAGAGGCAGTAATGTACTCTCAGTGTGTTAAAGGACAAGCTACACTAGTCTCTGTCTTGAGAAAAGTCT
This Scomber scombrus chromosome 14, fScoSco1.1, whole genome shotgun sequence DNA region includes the following protein-coding sequences:
- the zbtb16a gene encoding zinc finger and BTB domain-containing protein 16-A codes for the protein MDLSKMGMIQLQNPNHPTALLQKANQMRLAGTLCDVVIMVDSQEFHAHRTVLACTSKMFEILFHRSSQHYTLDFLSPKTFQQILEYAYTATLQAKVEDLDDLLYAAEILEIEYLEEQCLKILETIQSSDENDVEVNVNDGSTEDDDERKGHSGAKNKKHSMESLYLSGTQQVSTMAGMVDQSPSVSTSFGVSTLSPTKAAVDSLMSIGQSLLQQGFGAEQLLHANSHHMMSEIKTEMMQVDMGGNGHESPQNMESGGSSNGERSGEDRNRDGPGTPTRSSVITSARELHYVRDEGMGDAQADVSQMGLEAMAGMTEKHLASLYSLPVNHKSDGMMSMPVSMASALPMSPALAMSMDFSAYGGLLPQSFIQREFFSKLGELAVGVKPDGRNQHERCNVCGAELPDNESVEQHRKMHSGMKTYGCELCGKSFLDSLRLRMHLLSHSAGEKAIVCDQCGAQFQTEESLEAHRQIHTGSDMAIFCLLCGKRFQTQTALQQHMEVHAGVRSYICSECNRTFPSHTALKRHLRSHTAGDHPYECEFCGSCFRDESTLKGHKRIHTGEKPYECNGCGKKFSLKHQLETHYRVHTGEKPFECKLCHQRSRDYSAMIKHLRTHNGASPYQCTICLEYCPSLSAMQKHMKGHKPEDIPPDWRIEKTYLYLCYV